One genomic region from Nostoc sphaeroides encodes:
- a CDS encoding GumC family protein, translating into MAKTSLNKEQQITTSAQGAVDIRQLSTILLRRRLLILGVSCVVMSAASLLAFIAKPTYQSNMQILVNSNLSEGTQSNNIPPREDTNVTDVYDGLRLRNSQVVDSTTQMKLMLSSKLLQKTVDLLHSDYPDITLEYINGQTEQNKKAPLEVTPEEGGIGANKVFSQVFKVSFNDDDPLKTQRVLQALQKVYQNYNKEQQKERLNQGLGFVNVRLPEIKKEVTKAEKNLEQFRNKHKLLDPEVQSKIILESLADIQKQLQSTRAHLQDVNARYDNLEQQIASSSQQNALFSSRLNQSSRYQTLLSEIQKTELALAKERLRYTDDYPSVQKLKQQRQSQLLLLREEVKAITTSSKGETPFKEQMVGVEPKLLDELILVQTTVLGLTANEKNLAESEQRLRSELNKYPSLIAEYNRLLPKVETSRKTLEQLLQAQQSLGLKIAQEGYSWQVLAEPALGTYMGSNRLLFLVGGAVIGPILGILAALILEKFNDAIYCVGDLKKLTNLRVLGSVPKLPSCNVKKRRLALPWNGRRSSDSSIVEASTRLPVHETLDMIYQNIQILKYPLPFKSLMLTSALPGEGKTTLVLGLVASATRMHRRVLVIDANLHNPSLHKILELSNDWGLSLLLVDETTTHFQDYIQPIHPCIDILTAGPEAEDTVKLLSSQRMKELIELFEQSYDLVLIDAPPILGTVDARIVAAFCNGIVMVERMGKVTRTELTQATEILSQLNLIGIIANEVSNSKNVLAS; encoded by the coding sequence GTGGCTAAGACTAGTCTGAATAAAGAGCAACAGATTACTACTTCAGCACAAGGCGCAGTTGACATCAGACAACTATCTACTATTTTGCTTCGGCGACGCTTGCTGATATTGGGGGTTTCCTGTGTAGTTATGTCAGCTGCTAGCCTCCTAGCTTTCATTGCGAAACCTACTTACCAGAGCAATATGCAGATATTGGTGAATTCCAATTTATCTGAAGGCACACAGTCAAATAATATCCCACCAAGAGAAGACACCAACGTTACCGATGTCTACGACGGGCTACGCCTACGCAATTCTCAAGTTGTTGATTCCACTACTCAGATGAAACTCATGCTGAGTTCTAAGTTGCTTCAGAAAACCGTAGATTTACTTCATTCTGATTATCCTGATATTACCTTAGAGTATATCAATGGTCAAACAGAACAGAACAAAAAAGCACCTCTAGAAGTGACTCCAGAAGAGGGAGGTATAGGAGCTAATAAAGTTTTTAGTCAAGTATTTAAGGTTTCCTTCAATGATGACGATCCACTCAAAACACAAAGGGTACTTCAAGCTCTACAAAAAGTCTATCAAAACTACAATAAAGAGCAACAAAAAGAACGTCTCAATCAAGGGCTGGGTTTTGTAAATGTTCGCCTACCTGAAATAAAAAAAGAGGTAACTAAAGCTGAGAAAAATTTGGAACAGTTTCGCAATAAACATAAATTACTCGATCCCGAAGTCCAAAGTAAAATTATTTTAGAATCTCTAGCTGATATTCAAAAACAGCTACAAAGCACTCGTGCCCACCTTCAAGATGTAAACGCTCGTTACGATAATCTAGAGCAACAAATAGCGTCATCATCTCAGCAAAATGCACTATTTTCTTCTCGTTTAAATCAGTCAAGTCGTTACCAAACACTATTGAGTGAAATTCAAAAAACTGAACTAGCTTTGGCTAAGGAGCGGCTGCGCTATACAGACGATTACCCATCGGTACAAAAACTAAAGCAGCAACGCCAAAGTCAACTGTTGCTATTACGAGAAGAGGTGAAAGCTATTACTACTAGCAGTAAAGGTGAAACGCCCTTCAAAGAGCAAATGGTAGGGGTTGAGCCAAAGCTACTAGACGAGTTAATTTTGGTACAGACAACTGTCTTAGGACTAACTGCTAATGAAAAGAATCTAGCCGAGTCAGAGCAGCGACTTCGCTCTGAGCTAAACAAATACCCAAGCTTAATAGCAGAGTATAACCGTCTGTTACCAAAGGTAGAAACTAGTCGTAAAACCCTTGAACAATTACTTCAAGCACAACAGTCTTTGGGATTGAAAATTGCTCAGGAAGGATATAGCTGGCAAGTTTTGGCAGAACCTGCTCTGGGTACTTATATGGGGAGCAACAGATTATTATTTTTGGTGGGAGGGGCGGTAATTGGGCCGATTTTAGGTATCTTAGCAGCCCTGATTTTGGAAAAGTTTAATGACGCTATTTATTGTGTCGGAGATTTAAAGAAACTGACGAATCTACGTGTATTGGGGTCAGTACCAAAACTACCGTCGTGTAATGTCAAAAAGCGGCGGCTGGCCCTACCTTGGAATGGGCGACGAAGCTCAGATTCTTCTATAGTAGAAGCCAGTACTAGATTACCTGTCCATGAAACCCTGGACATGATCTACCAAAATATTCAAATATTAAAATATCCCTTACCCTTCAAGTCGTTGATGTTGACTTCAGCACTACCAGGGGAAGGGAAGACAACTTTAGTATTAGGGCTTGTGGCTAGCGCTACCCGAATGCATCGACGGGTATTAGTTATTGATGCTAATTTACATAATCCTAGCCTGCACAAAATCCTGGAACTATCGAATGATTGGGGACTATCTCTGTTATTAGTTGATGAGACGACAACTCATTTTCAAGATTACATCCAGCCTATTCACCCCTGCATTGATATTTTGACTGCTGGGCCTGAAGCAGAAGACACGGTGAAGTTGCTTAGTTCTCAACGGATGAAAGAACTAATTGAGTTGTTTGAGCAAAGTTATGACCTAGTACTGATAGATGCTCCACCTATCTTAGGTACAGTTGATGCCAGAATCGTGGCAGCTTTTTGCAATGGGATTGTAATGGTAGAGCGCATGGGAAAAGTGACGCGAACTGAACTGACTCAAGCAACAGAAATTTTGAGTCAGTTGAATTTAATTGGAATTATCGCTAATGAAGTGAGCAATTCTAAAAATGTATTGGCATCGTAG
- a CDS encoding SpoIID/LytB domain-containing protein, whose amino-acid sequence MKFQLYLGSLFSQIKVRHWWVSVLLWIALVAPAQASVILRVAIERGVNQVKVGSSTTGIVKDSTGRTLGQLPAMSAYYAQAIPGGVALDKWQSGLFWIEPTGKGFVYIGDRWYRGRTLVVPTDKGLTAVNWVDDQEYLYSVLGGEMDASWPQEALKAQAIAARTYALYEREKQRNNPVYDLGNTPDRWQIYKGVISESPATYKAVDETAGQVLTYKNRIILSVFHACSGGHTENVEDVWGNALPYLRAVQDYDQNISACNWVKTFSPSDISAKFPEVGNVTAMIPETFSPFGSVKVLKIVGSKGTKVLQREQVRTALKLKSTRFSVTKGADGNFVLQGLGFGHGLGMSQWGAYNLARQGVNHLQILGHYYQGVALTPIQAK is encoded by the coding sequence ATGAAATTCCAACTTTACTTAGGCTCTTTATTTTCCCAGATTAAAGTACGTCATTGGTGGGTAAGTGTCCTCTTGTGGATAGCTTTGGTTGCCCCAGCTCAAGCGTCTGTAATCCTACGGGTTGCAATTGAGAGGGGGGTTAATCAGGTAAAAGTGGGCAGTTCCACCACTGGGATCGTCAAGGATAGTACTGGTAGGACTCTCGGACAGTTGCCAGCGATGAGTGCATATTATGCCCAAGCTATTCCGGGCGGAGTTGCTTTAGATAAGTGGCAGTCTGGTTTATTTTGGATTGAGCCAACTGGTAAAGGATTCGTTTATATTGGCGATCGCTGGTATCGGGGTAGAACTCTGGTTGTTCCCACAGACAAAGGCTTAACGGCTGTTAACTGGGTTGATGACCAAGAGTATCTCTACAGCGTTCTTGGTGGGGAAATGGATGCTAGCTGGCCCCAAGAAGCTTTAAAAGCCCAGGCGATCGCAGCTCGCACCTATGCTCTTTACGAACGAGAAAAACAACGGAATAATCCCGTTTACGATTTAGGCAATACCCCCGATCGCTGGCAAATTTATAAGGGCGTCATCAGTGAATCTCCTGCAACTTACAAAGCAGTTGATGAAACAGCAGGACAGGTACTAACTTACAAAAACCGGATTATTCTCTCAGTTTTCCACGCTTGTTCTGGGGGACACACCGAAAACGTTGAAGACGTTTGGGGAAATGCGTTGCCGTACTTGCGGGCTGTTCAAGACTACGATCAAAATATCAGCGCGTGTAATTGGGTAAAAACCTTCTCGCCCAGTGATATTAGTGCTAAATTCCCTGAGGTAGGCAATGTGACGGCAATGATTCCAGAAACATTCTCGCCTTTTGGCAGTGTTAAAGTCTTGAAAATTGTCGGTAGCAAGGGCACAAAAGTTCTACAGCGCGAGCAAGTGCGGACAGCGCTGAAGCTAAAAAGTACCCGTTTTAGCGTCACGAAGGGAGCCGATGGCAATTTTGTACTCCAAGGGCTTGGCTTTGGTCATGGTTTAGGCATGAGTCAGTGGGGAGCATACAATCTAGCTCGGCAAGGAGTGAACCACCTGCAAATTTTGGGACATTATTATCAAGGTGTAGCCTTAACACCAATTCAGGCGAAGTAA
- a CDS encoding lipoxygenase family protein: protein MTVSEQRKANQEKFIYASNIPTFDVTKPLPPTVLPSIKWQYNFKSSLYGLGGVRQILTAPNLKSGGTELNTISYLIPNLTRLRPDKFSDEFFVERRLNGFSPGKLKRVENQPWQYVIRYDFSGVSVDPNGILPQFIEARFCLDGQQLHVHSIEFILHGETKIQNLSPSDQDWEWAKKLFRSAEFVQHETVAHLGGTHLNIDQYAMAYYRNVVNNPIIELLEPHFEGLLSINQQGLSELVGSETKEGVVPQLTALNYQDTQKILVEGLQTLTYRNWSPRSHTLPDYVANNHYDRAAIAFWQIINKYVKDFFDQNQAGIQQYWSEIEAMSKDLAAHSILKPELGTLDIKTLQDLRQMCVYVIYISTFQHSWVNHKQYEDGGDIEYATLGMWKENDAMTAARNGRQLSTTLNLTSVRHNPIMGVDQPVANKLKEALWENREQIEPGIAIDTILMSISI from the coding sequence ATGACCGTTTCTGAGCAAAGAAAGGCAAATCAAGAAAAATTCATCTACGCGTCCAACATACCTACCTTTGATGTCACCAAACCCCTTCCCCCCACTGTGCTACCAAGCATTAAATGGCAGTACAACTTTAAGTCTAGCTTGTACGGACTAGGCGGAGTTCGTCAAATTCTAACTGCCCCTAACCTAAAAAGTGGGGGAACTGAGCTTAATACTATTTCCTACCTGATACCTAATCTTACCCGTCTGCGTCCCGATAAATTTAGTGATGAATTTTTTGTCGAGCGTCGTTTGAATGGTTTCAGTCCGGGTAAGCTGAAGCGAGTAGAAAATCAGCCTTGGCAGTATGTTATTCGTTACGATTTTAGTGGCGTGAGCGTTGATCCAAACGGGATTTTACCCCAATTCATTGAAGCCCGTTTCTGTCTGGATGGACAACAACTTCATGTCCATTCCATTGAATTTATCCTACACGGAGAGACGAAGATCCAGAATCTTAGTCCTAGTGATCAAGATTGGGAATGGGCAAAAAAACTTTTCCGTTCTGCCGAGTTTGTGCAGCACGAAACCGTAGCTCATTTAGGTGGTACTCACCTGAACATCGATCAATATGCAATGGCCTACTACCGTAATGTGGTCAATAACCCGATCATTGAATTGTTAGAGCCGCATTTTGAGGGCTTGCTGTCGATTAATCAGCAGGGTTTAAGCGAATTAGTCGGTTCAGAAACTAAAGAGGGTGTTGTTCCCCAATTAACCGCCCTAAATTATCAGGATACTCAAAAAATTCTGGTAGAAGGATTGCAAACCCTTACCTATCGTAATTGGAGTCCTCGATCGCACACACTGCCCGATTATGTCGCTAATAATCACTATGACCGAGCAGCGATCGCCTTCTGGCAAATCATCAATAAGTATGTTAAAGACTTTTTTGATCAAAATCAAGCTGGTATTCAACAATACTGGTCTGAAATTGAAGCAATGTCCAAGGATTTAGCTGCTCACTCCATTCTCAAACCAGAGTTGGGAACATTAGACATTAAAACCCTGCAAGACCTGCGCCAAATGTGCGTTTATGTAATCTATATCAGCACCTTCCAGCATTCTTGGGTGAATCACAAGCAGTATGAAGATGGCGGGGATATTGAGTATGCAACCCTGGGTATGTGGAAGGAGAATGACGCGATGACGGCTGCGAGAAATGGCAGACAGCTATCAACGACCTTGAACCTTACCTCAGTTCGCCATAACCCGATCATGGGTGTGGATCAGCCTGTTGCTAACAAGCTCAAAGAAGCACTCTGGGAAAATCGGGAACAAATCGAACCAGGAATTGCGATCGACACAATTCTGATGAGTATCAGTATTTAG
- the rsmA gene encoding 16S rRNA (adenine(1518)-N(6)/adenine(1519)-N(6))-dimethyltransferase RsmA: MIRPRKVFAQHWLKSEKALDAIIKAAECTESDRSPKGDRILEIGPGTGILTRRLLPLVQSLVAVEIDRDLCQLLSKQLGKTENFLLLQGDFLTLDLPSYLAAFPNFHKPNKVVANIPYNITGPIIEKLLGTIANPNPEPFDSIVLLVQKEVAERLYAKPGSKAFGALSVRVQYLAECELICTVPAAAFQPPPKVDSAVVRLRPRKIEIPALNPRQLENFLKLGFGAKRKMLRNNLQSVIERDRLTHLLEQLKINPQARAEDLSVQQWVILANELGVKSEE, translated from the coding sequence ATGATCCGACCGCGTAAGGTCTTTGCTCAACATTGGCTCAAAAGTGAAAAGGCACTCGACGCAATTATTAAAGCAGCAGAGTGTACAGAAAGCGATCGCTCCCCCAAAGGCGATCGCATCTTGGAAATTGGCCCCGGAACCGGCATTCTGACTCGTCGTTTATTACCCTTAGTGCAATCTCTGGTTGCAGTTGAAATAGACCGCGACTTATGCCAACTGTTGTCAAAGCAGCTTGGTAAGACTGAAAATTTTTTACTGCTGCAAGGCGATTTTCTCACTCTAGATTTACCATCTTATCTGGCAGCCTTTCCCAATTTCCACAAGCCAAATAAGGTAGTAGCCAATATTCCCTACAACATTACAGGGCCAATCATTGAGAAACTACTGGGTACGATCGCTAACCCCAACCCTGAACCATTTGACTCTATAGTGTTGCTGGTACAAAAAGAAGTCGCAGAAAGGTTGTATGCTAAACCAGGATCAAAAGCTTTTGGGGCGTTGAGTGTGCGGGTACAGTATTTGGCTGAGTGTGAGTTAATCTGCACAGTTCCAGCCGCCGCATTCCAACCACCGCCAAAAGTTGATTCAGCAGTGGTGCGATTACGTCCCCGAAAAATAGAAATACCAGCGCTTAATCCTCGACAGTTAGAGAATTTCTTAAAGTTGGGGTTTGGTGCCAAGCGCAAAATGTTACGAAATAATTTGCAATCTGTTATAGAACGCGATCGCCTGACCCATTTACTGGAACAATTAAAAATAAACCCCCAAGCCAGAGCCGAAGACCTCAGCGTTCAGCAATGGGTAATCCTAGCGAATGAGTTAGGAGTTAAAAGTGAGGAGTGA
- a CDS encoding lipase family protein, which produces MGLSGRRRIGRLESLRNNNQPIWITGHSLGGALATLAGATLDQEMPEYEIAGIYTFGQPRVGDQIFAQSLDKGMKERFFRAVNNNDIVPRIPSMKFSHVGKLLYFDSDGNLRENILLSWLNWTAWCDRLKGYYKSTVNLEFESDSVGDHRMGDYRRLAMRQLDKV; this is translated from the coding sequence TTGGGTCTCTCTGGCCGGAGGCGAATCGGTCGTCTGGAAAGTCTACGTAACAATAACCAGCCCATCTGGATAACGGGGCATAGCTTAGGTGGAGCATTAGCGACCTTGGCGGGTGCAACTCTCGATCAAGAGATGCCAGAATATGAGATAGCGGGGATTTATACTTTTGGGCAACCAAGAGTAGGCGATCAAATTTTTGCTCAATCCTTGGATAAGGGGATGAAAGAGCGTTTCTTTCGAGCGGTGAACAATAATGATATAGTTCCTCGTATTCCCAGCATGAAGTTTAGTCATGTCGGAAAGCTATTGTATTTCGATTCTGATGGCAATTTGCGTGAGAATATACTACTTTCCTGGTTGAATTGGACAGCCTGGTGCGATCGCTTAAAGGGCTACTATAAGAGTACTGTCAATTTAGAGTTTGAGTCTGACAGTGTCGGCGATCACCGCATGGGTGACTACCGCCGATTAGCTATGCGTCAGCTTGACAAGGTGTAG
- a CDS encoding ribonuclease Z, producing MQITFLGTSSGVPTRSRNVSSVALRLPQRAELWLFDCGEGTQHQIIRSELKISQLSRIFITHMHGDHIFGLMGLLATCGLAGNVERIDIYGPPGLNDYIQAASRYSYTHFSYPIKVHAIRPGIIYEDDDFTVSCGNLHHRITAFGYRVAEKDRSGRFDIEKAKALQIPPGRVYGQLKRGETVTLADGRVIDGTQLCGPTEIGRKIAYCTDTIYCDGAVELAHDADVLIHEATFAHQDADMAFQRLHSTTTMAAQTALAAGAHRLIMSHFSPRYAPGNTLELKDLLQEARAIFPRTDMAYDFMIHEVPRRREVELTKVGV from the coding sequence GTGCAGATAACATTTTTAGGCACGAGTTCCGGTGTACCCACGCGATCGCGCAATGTTTCGAGTGTCGCCCTGAGATTACCCCAAAGGGCAGAACTTTGGTTATTCGACTGTGGTGAAGGCACTCAGCATCAAATTATCCGGAGTGAACTGAAAATCAGCCAACTCTCACGAATTTTTATCACTCACATGCACGGTGACCACATCTTTGGCTTGATGGGACTTCTTGCTACTTGCGGCTTGGCAGGCAATGTGGAACGAATTGATATATATGGACCACCTGGATTAAATGATTACATTCAAGCCGCCTCCCGTTACTCCTACACACACTTTTCCTACCCGATTAAAGTCCATGCCATCCGTCCAGGGATAATTTATGAAGACGATGACTTCACCGTTAGCTGCGGTAATTTGCATCATCGCATTACAGCTTTCGGCTACCGCGTAGCCGAAAAAGACCGATCAGGACGCTTTGATATTGAAAAAGCCAAGGCGTTGCAAATTCCTCCTGGTCGGGTTTATGGTCAACTTAAGCGCGGTGAAACAGTGACGCTTGCGGACGGACGGGTGATTGATGGCACTCAATTATGCGGGCCTACAGAAATTGGTCGAAAAATTGCCTATTGTACAGACACAATTTATTGTGATGGTGCAGTGGAATTAGCTCATGATGCAGATGTATTAATTCACGAAGCAACCTTTGCTCATCAAGATGCAGACATGGCTTTTCAGAGGTTGCATTCCACAACCACAATGGCAGCGCAAACAGCTTTAGCAGCTGGGGCACATCGATTGATTATGAGTCATTTCAGTCCCCGCTATGCTCCTGGCAATACCTTGGAATTGAAGGATCTTCTTCAGGAAGCCCGTGCTATTTTTCCCCGTACTGACATGGCTTATGATTTCATGATTCATGAAGTCCCCAGGCGGCGAGAAGTAGAGTTAACCAAGGTAGGCGTTTAA
- a CDS encoding histone deacetylase family protein encodes MKAIVSPYFEAQGPSQFIQRGRFVEHPDVALRGRQILLGLLEGGCEIEFAPPPELCISILSESILAVHDTKYIDYLKVAWSHWSQIQNASTEIFPNISPNRHMVNFNENPVALAGWYIADCAAPIGQFTWENSLGSVSAVIVATSLIKAGELVVYALCRPSGHHACRDMAMGMCFLNNSAIAAVELRKQFDRVAIIDIDMHHGNGTQQIFYQRSDILTISIHGDSRDFYPFYSGFEKECGSGDGEGYNLNIPLPKGSNEAFYLKALEKSASRVLSFKAEALVVATGFDTFKSDPLGCFALESNSYYKIGRMIRCLNLPTLFVQEGGYFVEALRENARQLVKGFENV; translated from the coding sequence ATGAAAGCCATTGTCAGTCCATACTTTGAAGCTCAAGGCCCTTCGCAATTTATTCAAAGAGGACGCTTCGTTGAACACCCCGATGTAGCGCTAAGGGGTCGGCAAATTCTTTTGGGGTTGTTGGAGGGAGGATGCGAAATAGAATTTGCACCGCCGCCAGAACTCTGCATCTCAATCCTTAGCGAATCAATCCTTGCAGTACACGACACTAAATATATTGACTATCTCAAGGTTGCTTGGTCGCATTGGTCACAAATTCAGAATGCTAGCACTGAAATATTTCCCAATATTTCTCCAAACCGCCATATGGTCAATTTCAACGAAAACCCTGTTGCTTTAGCGGGATGGTACATTGCTGACTGTGCCGCACCAATCGGACAATTCACATGGGAAAACTCACTAGGTAGCGTATCTGCGGTGATTGTAGCGACATCTCTGATCAAAGCTGGGGAACTGGTTGTTTATGCTTTGTGTAGACCAAGTGGACATCATGCTTGCCGCGATATGGCAATGGGTATGTGTTTCTTAAATAACAGTGCCATTGCTGCTGTTGAGCTTCGTAAGCAATTTGACCGAGTGGCAATTATTGATATTGATATGCATCACGGTAACGGTACGCAGCAGATTTTTTATCAGCGTAGCGATATTTTAACAATCTCGATTCATGGCGATTCAAGAGATTTTTATCCCTTCTATAGTGGCTTTGAAAAGGAATGTGGCTCAGGCGATGGCGAAGGATATAACTTGAACATTCCACTGCCAAAAGGAAGCAATGAGGCTTTTTATCTAAAAGCTCTAGAAAAATCTGCCAGCAGAGTGTTATCGTTCAAGGCTGAAGCTTTGGTAGTGGCGACAGGTTTCGACACCTTTAAATCTGATCCTCTGGGTTGCTTTGCGCTGGAGTCTAATTCCTACTATAAAATCGGTAGAATGATTCGCTGTTTGAATCTACCGACACTATTTGTGCAAGAGGGTGGATATTTCGTTGAAGCCTTACGGGAAAATGCTCGGCAACTCGTTAAAGGTTTTGAAAACGTTTGA
- a CDS encoding LamG domain-containing protein — translation MSEQNFVLTFDGVNDRVELSKGFPSIEKAITIEFWAKGENSLAQQTSILEAYNAQNVRVLNIHLPWKHIADTRIFWDAGNQNGFDRIEKPVQLTDYNVWTHWAFVKDAVTGQMYIYQNGKVWHQGSGQKRLLGGIQKFVIGSFASATNYWKGSLAEFRIWNQARTQLEIEQQMNRRLVGSERGLVGYFPLDGDVSDRTIAGNNGKLYETTWTKAELPVKLETQQQSVLSFDGKDDYISCGKGQSSDKGLRFLNLTQTLTLEAWVNLGSYQGGAIFTKQYNPAEPDKPGQPSLDKAAIFYGLFIEESTKLPMFIYSTKDKRNLVFGGTTKTEIALEKWYHLAVVVSNQQVELFVNGQSQGAAKIEGAFADNSDADLLIGKRYVDNSYFAGQLAELRIWNIPRTAAEIQANLSRRLENIEPGLVGYWLLEKGSGEIAYDSCFSDNFGMIAGATWSKSKLPIAILNPKEKFSYAGKIGDIRALDAFKPLPSEVHPPARWLANFYQSAYGLGGATKDVLVRQVLMENGGDPTKIPAKLPAKQIATAPENLTRLRPDKYSDEFFVERRLNGFNPGQLKRVQNQPWQYVIRYDMGGIQKIDNHGILPKLIEARFCLEGQQLTPHSIEYTLFGETQVQTQRPGDQDWEWAKKLFRCTEFLYHETGIHLGRLHLNIDQYAMAFYRNVINNPIQKLLEPHLEIVLNMNTRGVFAILGYKDKDGKDVDGAVTFLSCVDVDNMYVLIRQELSNMTYRNGNPRSQFLPDYVTNNHFDRSASTMWRIITDYVSRFFANNRASIQSYWSEIVGMSEDLSANSILKKELGTLDIKTMQDLQDLCVYVIYNSTFYHSWVNNKQFEDAGDVDYVTMSAWKDTDPLLAARHAKQILSMQNLTAVRCNLIMDVGPAELKDAIWKQRAQIEPGLPLEKLMMSISI, via the coding sequence ATGTCTGAGCAAAATTTTGTTCTCACTTTTGATGGTGTGAATGATCGTGTTGAATTGTCTAAAGGGTTTCCTTCTATTGAAAAGGCAATCACCATCGAATTTTGGGCTAAAGGAGAAAATAGTCTCGCCCAACAAACCAGTATTTTGGAGGCTTATAACGCTCAAAATGTCCGGGTTTTAAATATTCATCTGCCTTGGAAACACATCGCAGATACTCGGATTTTTTGGGATGCAGGTAATCAGAATGGGTTCGATCGCATTGAAAAACCAGTGCAACTTACTGATTACAATGTCTGGACTCATTGGGCTTTTGTCAAAGATGCTGTCACCGGACAAATGTACATTTATCAAAATGGCAAAGTCTGGCATCAAGGTAGTGGACAGAAGAGATTGTTAGGTGGAATTCAAAAATTTGTCATTGGTTCTTTTGCTAGTGCTACTAACTATTGGAAAGGCTCTCTCGCGGAATTTCGCATCTGGAATCAAGCCCGCACTCAATTAGAAATTGAACAGCAGATGAATCGCCGTCTAGTGGGTAGTGAACGAGGATTGGTTGGTTATTTTCCTTTAGATGGAGATGTAAGCGATCGCACTATTGCTGGCAATAATGGCAAACTCTACGAAACAACTTGGACGAAAGCAGAACTCCCTGTAAAGCTGGAAACTCAGCAACAATCTGTTCTCTCCTTTGATGGCAAAGATGACTATATTTCCTGTGGTAAGGGGCAAAGTTCTGACAAAGGACTGAGGTTTCTCAATCTAACTCAAACACTAACCTTGGAAGCCTGGGTCAATTTAGGTTCCTACCAAGGTGGTGCAATTTTTACAAAGCAATATAATCCCGCCGAACCAGACAAACCAGGTCAACCTTCTTTGGATAAGGCGGCGATTTTCTATGGCCTCTTTATTGAAGAAAGTACAAAACTGCCGATGTTTATCTACTCCACAAAGGATAAACGCAATCTGGTTTTCGGAGGAACTACCAAGACAGAGATTGCCCTTGAAAAGTGGTATCACCTAGCTGTGGTTGTCAGTAACCAGCAGGTCGAACTGTTTGTTAATGGACAGTCTCAAGGTGCAGCTAAAATCGAAGGAGCGTTCGCCGACAACTCCGACGCAGACTTATTGATTGGCAAACGTTATGTCGATAATTCCTATTTTGCTGGTCAACTGGCAGAACTCCGCATCTGGAACATCCCTCGCACCGCCGCCGAAATCCAAGCCAATCTCTCTCGCCGTTTAGAAAATATTGAACCAGGATTGGTTGGCTATTGGTTACTGGAAAAGGGTTCAGGGGAAATAGCCTACGATTCTTGTTTTTCTGATAACTTTGGCATGATTGCTGGCGCCACTTGGAGCAAATCTAAGTTGCCGATCGCTATTCTAAATCCCAAAGAAAAATTTAGCTATGCAGGCAAAATTGGTGATATTCGGGCTTTAGATGCCTTTAAACCGCTTCCATCTGAAGTACACCCACCAGCACGCTGGCTGGCTAATTTTTATCAATCAGCCTATGGTTTGGGAGGAGCAACCAAGGATGTCTTGGTACGGCAAGTCTTGATGGAAAATGGCGGCGACCCTACGAAAATTCCCGCCAAACTGCCAGCTAAACAAATTGCGACTGCGCCGGAAAACCTGACACGTTTGCGTCCCGACAAATACAGTGATGAATTTTTTGTAGAACGCCGTCTCAATGGCTTCAACCCTGGTCAACTCAAGCGAGTGCAAAACCAGCCCTGGCAATATGTCATCCGCTATGACATGGGTGGCATTCAAAAAATTGATAACCACGGCATTTTGCCCAAATTGATTGAAGCTCGCTTCTGTTTGGAAGGGCAACAACTAACCCCCCATTCCATCGAATACACCCTCTTTGGTGAAACCCAAGTCCAAACCCAACGCCCCGGCGATCAAGACTGGGAATGGGCGAAAAAACTGTTCCGTTGTACCGAATTTCTCTACCACGAAACGGGAATACATCTGGGTCGTCTCCACCTGAATATAGATCAGTATGCAATGGCGTTTTACCGCAACGTCATCAACAATCCCATTCAAAAGTTACTCGAACCCCATCTGGAAATTGTCCTGAATATGAATACACGGGGTGTATTTGCCATTCTGGGATACAAGGATAAAGATGGCAAGGATGTAGACGGTGCTGTTACCTTCCTCTCCTGTGTGGATGTTGACAATATGTATGTCTTGATTCGCCAGGAATTGAGTAATATGACCTATCGTAATGGGAATCCGCGATCGCAATTTCTCCCCGATTACGTTACCAACAACCACTTTGATCGCAGTGCATCCACGATGTGGCGAATCATTACTGACTATGTGAGTCGTTTCTTTGCCAACAACCGTGCAAGCATTCAAAGTTACTGGTCAGAAATTGTCGGTATGTCTGAAGACCTGAGCGCCAACAGCATTCTGAAAAAAGAATTGGGAACTCTCGATATCAAAACCATGCAAGACCTCCAGGATTTGTGTGTTTATGTGATCTATAACAGCACTTTCTACCACTCCTGGGTCAATAACAAGCAATTTGAAGATGCTGGCGACGTTGATTATGTGACCATGAGTGCGTGGAAAGACACTGACCCCCTGTTAGCGGCCAGACACGCTAAACAGATATTGTCTATGCAAAACCTGACGGCGGTTCGTTGCAACTTAATTATGGATGTGGGGCCTGCTGAACTGAAGGATGCAATCTGGAAACAACGCGCTCAAATTGAACCAGGACTTCCCCTAGAGAAGCTGATGATGAGTATCAGCATTTAG